The segment ATTCGCCCCCGGTGCCTGCTCCGGGAGAAGCATCATGACCCGCGCCGAATTCCTCAGTCGTTTGAAGAAGGGGCTGGTCGGCCTGCCGACCTCGACCGCTTCGGACATCGTGAACGACTATGAAACCCATTTCACCGACGGGGCCGCTGCAGGCCGCACCGAGGCCGAGGTCGCCGCGGCCCTGGGGGATCCCGACCGTCTGGCACGCGAGCTGCGGGCCGAGGCCGGGGCCCAGCGCTGGCACCAGGAAAAGAACCCGTCAGCCGCCGCCGGGGCCGTGTTCGCGGTCCTGGGCCTGGGGGCCATCGACATCCTGATCCTGCTGCCCATCCTGATGGGGGTGATCGGCACCCTGTTCGGGGTCGCCATTGCCGTCATCGCCCTGTTCGTCTCGGGCGGAGCCATCATGGTCGCCGGGCCGTTCGCCGGCGCGCCGGGCGGAGCCTTCGCCGCCATCCTCGCGGGTCTGGGCCTGATGGCCGGGGCCGCATCGGCCGGAGCCCTGCTGGCCATCGTCACCATCTGGCTGGTCAACGGCATCGTCTGGTTCGCCCGCCTGCACTACCGCCTGCTCAAGCCCGCGCTCGAGCCCCAATCCACCCAAGTCGTGGGAGACCCCGCATGATCCGGACCCTGTTCATCATCGCCGCCGCCGGCCTCGTGCTGGCCACGGCCTCCCTCGGCGGTGCCTTCGCGCTCGGCGGCCGCGACATGGCCCGCCACGGCTGGTCCTGGACCTTCAAGGACGAGGATGGCGACACCGTGCGCTTCCAGCGGGCCGACGACACCCGCACCCCGGAGATCACCCGCCAGATCGCCTGGACCGGCGGCGACACCCTGACGATCGATCTGGCCGCCGACGTCGACTACGTCCAGGGCGATACGGCGGGTGTCTCCGTCACCGGACCCGCCGACCTAGTCGAGAAGGTCCGCCTGGTCGATGGCCGCCTCACGTGGACCACCGACGATGCCGACGGCCCGAACCACGAGACGGTCGTCTTCGGCCGCAACCGCGACGGCCGCGGCATGTGGGCCCATTCGGAAGCCGTCCATATCGTGGTCACGGCCCCGGACGTCTCGACCTTCAACCTGGAAGGCTCCGCCGACCTGACGCTGAAGGACTATGACCAGGACACGCTCGCGGTCGATATCTCCGGTTCCGGCGACGTCTCTGCCAGCGGCCGGGTCCGCAGTCTGGAACTGGACATCTCCGGCTCGGGCGACGCCGACCTGTCCGGCCTGTCCGCCACCGACGCCAATGTCGCCATCGCCGGATCGGGGGATGCGACAGTGGCACCGACGAACCGGGCCGACATCTCGATCTCGGGGTCCGGCGACGTCGATATGGCCACACGACCGGCGACGGTGAACCAGAACATCTCCGGGTCGGGAGACGTCAACTTCGTCAACGTCAGCACGACTGTCACGACGAGCCGGGACGTCGTCCGCGGCCCCGGCGTGTCGGTGAGCACCTCGACCGAGCGGCCCGCTGCCTGACCGATCCACAGCGTGTTGATCCTCCCCCGTTGGGGGAGGTGGCGCGAAGCGAAGCGCAGCGACGGAGGGGGCTCGCGGCAGGTTCGGTGCCTGCGGCCGGCCCCCTCCGCCACTTCGTGGTCTCCCTCCCCCGACGGGGGAGGATTGGCGAGAGACCGACCAGCGACTACTTGTTGCCCATGACCGTACACACCCCCCCGCCGCCCCTGCTCGAATCCTCGGGCGTCGATCCGTCCGAGGCGCTCGCTATCCTTCAGGGGGCCCTCCACGGGGCCGACGACGGCGAACTGTTCCTGGAACGCTCGGAGTCCGAATCCCTGGTCTTCGACGACGGTCGCCTGAAGGCCGCCGCCTATGACGCCACCGAGGGCTTCGGCCTGCGGGTCGTCGCCGGTGAAACCGCGGGATACGCCCACGCCAATGAAATCAGCGCCGCCGCGCTGCGCCGCGCCGCCGACAGCGCCTCCCTGGCCAGGTCCGGTCACGCCGGGATCACCGCCGAAGGCCCCCGCGCCACCAACCAGAAGCTCTACGACGCGGTCGATCCCCTCGCCTCGCCGGCTTTCTCGGACAAGATCGCCCTGCTGCAGGAGATCGACGCCTGGACCCGGGCCCGCGACCCCCGGGTGGTTCAGGTGTCCGCCTCCATCGTCGGCGAGCGTCGCGCCATCGAGATCCTGCGCGCCGACGGCCTGATGGTGAACGATGTGCGCCCCCTGGTCCGGCTGAACGTCTCGGTCACGGTCGAGAAGGACGGTCGCCGAGAGACCATGTCGTCCGGGGCCGGTGGCCGCGCCGGTTTCGAGACCTGGATCCAGCCCGAACACTGGCAGGCCCAGGTCGACGAAGCCCTGCGCGGGGCCCTGGTCAACCTCGAGGCCATCGACTGCCCCGCTGGAGAGATGGACGTGGTCCTGGCTGCCGGCTGGCCCGGTGTCCTGCTGCACGAAGCCATCGGCCACGGCTTCGAAGGCGACTTCCACAGGAAGGGCTCGTCCGTCTTCAGCGGCATGATGGGCCAGCGCGTGGCCGCTCCCGGCGTGACCGTGGTAGACGACGGCTCCATCGCCGGACGTCGGGGTTCGCTCAGCGTCGACGACGAGGGCACGCCGACCTCGCGGACCGTCCTGATCGAGGACGGCATCATGGTCGGGCTGATGAACGACCGGCTGTCGGCGCGCCAGCTGGGCCAGCGCGCGACCGGAAACGGCCGTCGCCAGTCCTTCGCCCACATGCCCATGCCGCGCATGACCAACACCTTCATGGAGGGTGGCAGGGACAAACAGGCGGACATGATCGCGAGCACGAGGCGCGGTCTGTATGCGGCCAACTTCGGCGGCGGCCAGGTGGACATCACCAACGGCAAGTTCGTCTTCCAGTGCACCGAGGCCTATCTGATCGAGGACGGCCGGATCACCGCGCCGGTCCGGGGTGCTACCCTGATCGGTGACGGAGCCACCGCCCTGACCAACGTGTCCATGATCGGCGACGACTTCGCCTTCGACCCCGGCGTCGGGGTCTGCGGCAAGTCGGGCCAGGGCGTCCCCGTCGGCATCGGCCAGCCCAGCCTCAAGATCGGCGGCCTGACGGTGGGCGGGACGGCGGTTTAGGTCACGACCGAATTTGACGCAGCCACTTGTCAGGCTTGCCGCTCCCGGTCTTTGACATCGCTATTCAGCACCAATCGCCGCGCGACAGGTCGGACGGGTCGGACGGGTCGGACGGTGTTTTTCAGTCCGCCTGGCCGGTTTTCCAGTCGGGGCCCCGCACCTCGAACCCTTGTGCTTCAAGGCCATCCAGAACGCCGCCCGGTTCGGCCAGCAGCCGCAACGGGGCCACGGCCAGAGTCGTCCCGGCCTGATCCAGGGCTCCGGATATCGCCGTCAGCCACTGCCCGCGCAGCTGCGGCCCGATCTCGGGATCGCCCCACGGCCAGCACTGGCCCAGGGCGACGTCCAGCGGGTTCCCGATCACTTCGGGCACCCGCAAAGCGCGCCAGTCCTCGGCGCGGGCGACGAAACCGTCCGGCCCGCCCTCCGCCGCCACGACGCCGGCGGCGACACAGGGCACATAGGCCCCAGGTGCCTGGTTGATCAGGTTGTCGACGATTTCGTCGCCTCGCACCTCGCCCACCGTCTCGCCCTCGATCCGCGCCCGCCGGGCCCCGCGCCGCACCACATCTTCGGCATCGTCGCCGCCGGTTCGATAGCCCGCCTTGTCCCGTGTCAGGTCGAAGCCCAGAAAGACGAAGCTCTGGCGTCGCCAGTCGTCGCCGTCGTCCGCCATGACGGCCTCCAGCCGCGCCTGCACGGCCGGATCGAGATAGTCCGCGCTGGTCGTCTCGCCCGGCAATCGGCTGATCGTCCGCATCCGCCACAGCAGGCGAAACAGATCGGATGCCGAGACGCGGGCCACGGGTGGATACATAATCCGGTCCGCCCGCGCGGTCGCCGCCTCCAGCCCCGACGGGCTCCATTCGAAATCATGCGGCAGGCCCCGGATATTGCCGACCAGGATCAGGGACCGGTCCCCCCGACTGACTTCCCAGATCGGCGTCTGGGACCGGCGGGCGACGACGATGATGTCATCGACCTGATCCGCGTCCTGGGCCACGGCGGGCACGGCGGGCACGGCGGCACACATCAGCAACAGGCCAAGGGCCAGACCACGGATCATCGACGACTCCCTCACGATGCCCTGTGACGCTTGCAGCGCCTTGTGGCATCAGCATGGCCACAGGGCCCGCCGGCCGCAGGATCCCTGTCGCCGCTATACAGTCCGTGCCTTCCAGAAACACTGGATCGTTCTTTGGACAGACCGGGTTTTCAAATATCGGAATGCATTACAGCGCTGTAATGCTGTATTCGATTTAATCCACCTGTCCGCCTTGTAACTGGAGATCGATCCCCGCGACCGCCAAACCGGCCCTCACAAGACGAGGGGAACCCCAGGCGATGACGAAGACGATCCTACTGGCGACCACGGCCATCCTGTTCGGTGCCGGCGTGGCGCAGGCCCAGACCGTCCCGCCCACGCCATCGGCCCAGGCCGCGGCCCCGGTGGCCGAGACCGACCAGCAGGGCGTGCTGGTCTTCACGCCCGACTTCTTCACCGACTATCGGCCCAACACGGCGCTGGACATGGTCAGCCGGGTCCCCGGTTTCTCGACCCGGGACGGCGACGGCTCGCGCGGGTTCGAAGGGGCGGTCGGCAACATCCTGATCAACGGGGCCCGCCCGGCATCCAAGAACGACAGCGGATCGTCCGTCCTAGGCCGGACCCTGGCGACGCAGGTCGAGCGCATCGAACTGGTTCGCGGCGGGGCCCCGGGCATCGACATGCAGGGCTATTCCGTCGTCGTGAACGTCATCACCAAAAGCCAGTCCAGCCGCCAGTCCGTGCTGACGTGGAACGCCTTCCTGTTCGACGGCGGGCAGGATGCCTACAACGGCAACTACCAGTTCACGGCCAAGGATGGGGACCGGTCGTGGGGCATCACCCTGTCCGACGGGGTCAGCATCAGCGATGCCAACGGGCCCGGCCGCGTCATCCGCCGCGATGCCAGTGGTGCCATCCTGCGCGACGAGGCCTACGTCAATGACCAGCAGGGCGGCGGCCAGGCCATCCGCGGCAACTATGCCGACGCCTTGCTGGGCGGCAAGATCGACCTGACGGCCCGCATCGGCCAGAACGACTATCGCAACTTCAGCCTGCAGAGCGCACCCGGCGTCCGCCGCAACAACAGCTTCAGCGACGAAGGCACCAGCGGCGAGGTGGGCGCCGTCTATACCCGTCCCATCCGCACCGGCGTGACCAGCGAGACGCGGTTCATCCGTGAATGGAGCGACTTCGACGACACTGCGGTATCGAGCAGCGTGATCGCAGGCGTCGCCAGCCCCGAACAGCGGTTCACCTCGGTCGGCAATGCGTCCGAGACCATCCTGCGCTCCCTGCTGCGCTGGGAACGGTCGCCGTCGATGACGATCGAGGGCGGGGGCGAGGTGGCCTACAACATGCTGGAGACCGATCAGGCCTTCACGGTCGGCGGCACGCCCGTGGCCCTGCCCTCAGCCTCGGTCACGGTCGAGGAGACGCGCGGCGAGGCCTTCACCAAGGCGACCTGGCGCGTCCGGCCCGACCTGACGCTGGAAGGCGGGATCCGTCTGGAAGCCTCCACCATCACCCAGTCGGGCGACGCCGATCAGGAGAAATCCTTCTATTTCGCCAAGCCGCGCTTCCAGGCGACCTGGACGCCGATGGCCAACAACCAGGTCCGCTTCCGCTTCGAACGTGAGGTCGGACAGCTGGACTTCGGCGACTTCGCAGCCTCGGCCGAGCTGGACGACGACAATGTCTTCGGCGGCAATGTCGATCTGGAGCCCGAACAGCGCTGGGTCACCGAACTGGTCTATGAGCGCCGGTTCCTGGGCGACGGCATCGTCTCGGTCGGCTATCGCCACGACGAGATCACCGGCGTGATCGACCAGCTGCCCCTGCCCGGCGACCTGTCGGCGGTCGGCAACATCGGCGACGGGACCCTGGACGAGCTGGAGGTCAACATCTCGATTCCGCTGGACTGGACCGGCTTCTCGGGCGGGCAGTTCACCTTCGAGAACGATTGGACGAAGACCGAGGTCACCGACCCGACGACGGGCAAGACGCGCCCCATATCCGGAGTGCGTCCGTCGCAGCCCGGCTTCACGATCAGCCAGGACATCACCAGCTGGAAGATCAACTGGGCCGCCACCTACCTGGAGTCGCTGCGGCAGTATTCCTTCGATCCGGACCAGACGTCCGGCTTCAACGGCGACGACTATTTTCAGGGCTTTGTCGAATACAAGCCGACGCCGTCCATCTCGGTTCGGGCCCAGGTGACGATCTGGAATGACTTCAACGTCGAGCGCACCGTCTATGCCAGCCGCACCGGCGGGCGGCCCGTGGCCTTCACAGAGACCCGCGATATCGACCCCAACACCTTCTACCAGATCACCCTGAAGAAGACCTTCTGATCGGGGCGGCAGCGGCCGCGCCGGTCGCTGCCGAACCTGACACAGATTTAATCCTCTGGTTGCCCCTGTCGTTGTAGGCGGACCCGGCCAGCCGATCCCGGGGGCGGGGGTGCGCGTACCATGTTGATTCGAGCCCTTCTGCTCGCCACGACGGCAGTTCTCGCGGTCCCGATACCGGCGGGTGCCCAGACACCCGGCCCAGCGGAGCCGGCAACGGTCGGGGACACGCCACCGCAAGGCGTCCTGATCTTCACGCCGGACTTCTTTGCCAGCTCCGGGCCGAACACCGCGTTGGACATGATCGGTCGCCTGCCCGGCTTCGGCCTCGACAGCGGCGACAACGACACGCGCGGCTTCGCGGGCGCAGCGGGCAATGTGCTGATCGACGGAGATCGCCCCGCGACCAAGAGCGAGGATCTGGACGCGATCCTTCGCCGCATCTCGGCCGACAGCGTGGAACGGATCGAGCTGATCCGGGGCGGGGCACCCGGCATCGACATGCAGGGCCGGGCCGTCATCGCCAATGTCGTGCTGAAACGCACGGTCCAGATCGAGCGGGTGATCGAGGTCAACAGCTACCTGTATCCGGACGGCTACCTGGGGCCGCTGCTGAAGGGGTCGTGGTCGCGCCGCGAGGGCGATGACCAGCTGGAGGCCTCGTTCAGCGCGAGTGCAGATCGGACCGGACAGACGGCGACGGGCTATCGTCGGCGCTTTGATGCGGCCGGCACTCTGACCCAGGACGCGGACCTGGACCTTTGGGACCGATACAGGAGCCTGGAGGGGACCGTGGCCTGGCAGGTGCGGGTTGGTGGCGGCAAGCTGCGGATCAACGCCCTGGGCAACTGGTTCGACATGGCCAGTTCGATCGACACCCATATCCTGTCGGGGATCGGCAGCGACGAACTGAACACCGGCGATTACAGCAGCGCCAATGGCGAGGTCGGGGCCAACTGGTCGCGGCCGCTGGGCGAGCGCGCCGAGATCGAGCTGATCGGCCTGCAGACCTATGAGACCGAGGACAGTCTGTCGGGATCGCGTACGGCCAGTGGAGGGACCGACTTCGGGTCCGATTCGACATCGGGCGAAAGCATCGCCCGCGCCGTTCTTCGGTTTCGGCCGAACGACCGCTGGGCCTGGGAGGGCGGCGGCGAGGCGGCCTACAACTTTCTGGACAGCACAACGACCTATGCCGAGAACGGCGTGCCCGTTCCGCTGCCCTCGGCGTCGGTCAGGGTGGAGGAACTGCGGGGCGAGGCGTTCGGCCAGGCGACCTGGCGGCCCCGCGCCAGCCTGACGGTCGAGGCGGCGTTGCGGGTGGAGGTGTCCGAGATCCGCCAGTCGGGCGACAGCGACCGGTCCCGGACCTTCGTCTATCCCAAGCCGCGCGTGCAGCTGACCTGGACGCCGATCCCCGATCACCAGGTCCGGCTGCGGCTGGAGCGCGAGGTCGGGCAGCTGGATTTCGAGGACTTCGTCGCCTCGGCCGACGTCGATCTGAACCAGGTCGAGGGCGGCAATCCCGAACTGGAGCCCGAGAAGAGCTGGGTCGTCGAGGGCGTCTATGAGCGCCGGTTCTGGGGCGAGGGCGTCCTGACCCTGACAGCATCGCACCGCGAGTGGGAAGACATCGTCGACGTCATTCCCCTGGTCGGCGGGTTCGAGGCCGTGGGCAACGTCGGCACGGGAACCTCCGATTTCCAGCAGGTGCAGCTGGCCCTGCCGCTGGACCGGTTCGGCCTCGCCAATGCTCGCTTCCATGCGCGCTACAGCTGGAACCAGTCGAGCGTGATCGATCCCCTGACGGGAGAGGCGCGACGGTTCAGCAGCCAGCTGGCCAATGGCTGCGGGGTCAGCTTCGACCAGGACCTGCGCGGCGGCCGATGGTCCTATGGCGGTCATCACGGCTGCAATCTGGACGACTCATTCCAGTACCGAATCCGCGAGGTCCGCCGCCTGGAGACTGATCCCGACCTGACCTTCTTCGTCCAGTGGAAGCCGCGCCCGGAGCTGACGCTGCGGTTCGACGCAGGCAATGCCAGCGATCTTGAGCGGCGGCGCACGCGCTTCGTCCACACCGGCCCGCGGAACAGTTCCCCGCTGGCCTTCCGGGAGGACCGGGGCACGCGGCAGGGGCCGTTCGTCTTCCTGCAGGCGCGCCGGACCTTCTGAGGCGACCATGGGGCGGCGCGCGAACGCCGCCCCTGGCGCTTCAGCCCGGAGTCGAGGTGGCCGGTGCTGCGACGTTGCCGTCTTCCTGACCGCGATCTGTCAGGGTCGGCCCCGGATGGTTCGAGGCGTCATTGGCCCCGTTCGACCAGCCCTTGATGAAGAAGCTGGCCAGGATGAACAGGCCACCGGCGATCATGCCGCCCCAGCCGAGCGTCTCGAACACCGACAGGGAGGTCGCCAGCGCCGCGCCGGGATCAAGCACCTCGCCCCCGACCGTCTCGGTCCCGGCGATGCCCGCGATCTTGCCGCCGACGAACTGGGCGATCGAGGAGGCCAGGAACCAGACCGC is part of the Brevundimonas sp. AJA228-03 genome and harbors:
- a CDS encoding DUF1700 domain-containing protein, whose translation is MTRAEFLSRLKKGLVGLPTSTASDIVNDYETHFTDGAAAGRTEAEVAAALGDPDRLARELRAEAGAQRWHQEKNPSAAAGAVFAVLGLGAIDILILLPILMGVIGTLFGVAIAVIALFVSGGAIMVAGPFAGAPGGAFAAILAGLGLMAGAASAGALLAIVTIWLVNGIVWFARLHYRLLKPALEPQSTQVVGDPA
- a CDS encoding GIN domain-containing protein — encoded protein: MIRTLFIIAAAGLVLATASLGGAFALGGRDMARHGWSWTFKDEDGDTVRFQRADDTRTPEITRQIAWTGGDTLTIDLAADVDYVQGDTAGVSVTGPADLVEKVRLVDGRLTWTTDDADGPNHETVVFGRNRDGRGMWAHSEAVHIVVTAPDVSTFNLEGSADLTLKDYDQDTLAVDISGSGDVSASGRVRSLELDISGSGDADLSGLSATDANVAIAGSGDATVAPTNRADISISGSGDVDMATRPATVNQNISGSGDVNFVNVSTTVTTSRDVVRGPGVSVSTSTERPAA
- the tldD gene encoding metalloprotease TldD: MTVHTPPPPLLESSGVDPSEALAILQGALHGADDGELFLERSESESLVFDDGRLKAAAYDATEGFGLRVVAGETAGYAHANEISAAALRRAADSASLARSGHAGITAEGPRATNQKLYDAVDPLASPAFSDKIALLQEIDAWTRARDPRVVQVSASIVGERRAIEILRADGLMVNDVRPLVRLNVSVTVEKDGRRETMSSGAGGRAGFETWIQPEHWQAQVDEALRGALVNLEAIDCPAGEMDVVLAAGWPGVLLHEAIGHGFEGDFHRKGSSVFSGMMGQRVAAPGVTVVDDGSIAGRRGSLSVDDEGTPTSRTVLIEDGIMVGLMNDRLSARQLGQRATGNGRRQSFAHMPMPRMTNTFMEGGRDKQADMIASTRRGLYAANFGGGQVDITNGKFVFQCTEAYLIEDGRITAPVRGATLIGDGATALTNVSMIGDDFAFDPGVGVCGKSGQGVPVGIGQPSLKIGGLTVGGTAV
- a CDS encoding TraB/GumN family protein, translated to MIRGLALGLLLMCAAVPAVPAVAQDADQVDDIIVVARRSQTPIWEVSRGDRSLILVGNIRGLPHDFEWSPSGLEAATARADRIMYPPVARVSASDLFRLLWRMRTISRLPGETTSADYLDPAVQARLEAVMADDGDDWRRQSFVFLGFDLTRDKAGYRTGGDDAEDVVRRGARRARIEGETVGEVRGDEIVDNLINQAPGAYVPCVAAGVVAAEGGPDGFVARAEDWRALRVPEVIGNPLDVALGQCWPWGDPEIGPQLRGQWLTAISGALDQAGTTLAVAPLRLLAEPGGVLDGLEAQGFEVRGPDWKTGQAD
- a CDS encoding TonB-dependent siderophore receptor, giving the protein MTKTILLATTAILFGAGVAQAQTVPPTPSAQAAAPVAETDQQGVLVFTPDFFTDYRPNTALDMVSRVPGFSTRDGDGSRGFEGAVGNILINGARPASKNDSGSSVLGRTLATQVERIELVRGGAPGIDMQGYSVVVNVITKSQSSRQSVLTWNAFLFDGGQDAYNGNYQFTAKDGDRSWGITLSDGVSISDANGPGRVIRRDASGAILRDEAYVNDQQGGGQAIRGNYADALLGGKIDLTARIGQNDYRNFSLQSAPGVRRNNSFSDEGTSGEVGAVYTRPIRTGVTSETRFIREWSDFDDTAVSSSVIAGVASPEQRFTSVGNASETILRSLLRWERSPSMTIEGGGEVAYNMLETDQAFTVGGTPVALPSASVTVEETRGEAFTKATWRVRPDLTLEGGIRLEASTITQSGDADQEKSFYFAKPRFQATWTPMANNQVRFRFEREVGQLDFGDFAASAELDDDNVFGGNVDLEPEQRWVTELVYERRFLGDGIVSVGYRHDEITGVIDQLPLPGDLSAVGNIGDGTLDELEVNISIPLDWTGFSGGQFTFENDWTKTEVTDPTTGKTRPISGVRPSQPGFTISQDITSWKINWAATYLESLRQYSFDPDQTSGFNGDDYFQGFVEYKPTPSISVRAQVTIWNDFNVERTVYASRTGGRPVAFTETRDIDPNTFYQITLKKTF
- a CDS encoding TonB-dependent siderophore receptor — encoded protein: MLIRALLLATTAVLAVPIPAGAQTPGPAEPATVGDTPPQGVLIFTPDFFASSGPNTALDMIGRLPGFGLDSGDNDTRGFAGAAGNVLIDGDRPATKSEDLDAILRRISADSVERIELIRGGAPGIDMQGRAVIANVVLKRTVQIERVIEVNSYLYPDGYLGPLLKGSWSRREGDDQLEASFSASADRTGQTATGYRRRFDAAGTLTQDADLDLWDRYRSLEGTVAWQVRVGGGKLRINALGNWFDMASSIDTHILSGIGSDELNTGDYSSANGEVGANWSRPLGERAEIELIGLQTYETEDSLSGSRTASGGTDFGSDSTSGESIARAVLRFRPNDRWAWEGGGEAAYNFLDSTTTYAENGVPVPLPSASVRVEELRGEAFGQATWRPRASLTVEAALRVEVSEIRQSGDSDRSRTFVYPKPRVQLTWTPIPDHQVRLRLEREVGQLDFEDFVASADVDLNQVEGGNPELEPEKSWVVEGVYERRFWGEGVLTLTASHREWEDIVDVIPLVGGFEAVGNVGTGTSDFQQVQLALPLDRFGLANARFHARYSWNQSSVIDPLTGEARRFSSQLANGCGVSFDQDLRGGRWSYGGHHGCNLDDSFQYRIREVRRLETDPDLTFFVQWKPRPELTLRFDAGNASDLERRRTRFVHTGPRNSSPLAFREDRGTRQGPFVFLQARRTF